In Tripterygium wilfordii isolate XIE 37 chromosome 15, ASM1340144v1, whole genome shotgun sequence, one DNA window encodes the following:
- the LOC120016534 gene encoding F-box protein CPR1-like encodes MISDFFPQEVVADILLRLPDKTLGNCLCVCKSWYTFITSPTFIAKHFNKRKNNGRRLLFRQFYASNRVCYSFHVDNSSFVKCQDLYFPLQSFRHSRVVGSCNGVLCLSESILIRTCKIFLWNPTIRKFLSLPPPPVSFSHYSTHVYDLGFGFDCLSDDYKVVVLWFPKREHGNASPSRPQVFVYSLSTNSWRNISAMALPPFKVVRFHMTQAYVNGAIHWVASGGINRLTDDELHSDFILRFNVSDERFDRMCLPKCSATNGTWKLVASSLHKQLSAARYDRDRLHFDCSIWTMKEYGVSESWTMPHMVSLGPTGRNRRWTCVLGSMGDGDLILFRDMDQLYSYEPVSGRLRHLGIYGLEGSSYLNNFTESIALLGQGKTILNENVVESLVLPSQVSKNMEEENNQSKTRKRSGRNVTGFLRKCIYLIQKGCNKQGTDQHI; translated from the coding sequence ATGATTTCTGATTTTTTCCCTCAAGAAGTTGTAGCTGATATTCTGTTAAGACTGCCTGACAAGACACTTGGAAATTGCTTGTGCGTCTGCAAATCATGGTACACCTTCATCACCAGCCCTACTTTCATCGCCAAGCAttttaacaaaagaaaaaacaatggcCGTCGCCTTCTCTTCAGGCAGTTCTATGCCTCCAACAGAGTATGCTACTCTTTTCATGTTGACAACTCCTCTTTCGTTAAATGTCAAGATTTGTACTTCCCACTTCAAAGTTTCCGACATTCGCGGGTAGTTGGTTCTTGCAATGGCGTTCTGTGCTTATCCGAATCTATCTTGATCAGGACCTGCAAAATCTTTCTCTGGAACCCGACGATACGAAAGTTTCTCTCCCTCCCACCTCCCCCTGTGTCTTTCAGTCATTACAGCACACATGTGTATGACCTTGGTTTTGGCTTTGATTGCCTCTCTGATGATTATAAGGTCGTAGTGCTTTGGTTTCCCAAGAGAGAACATGGAAATGCCTCTCCTTCGCGTCCTCAGGTTTTTGTTTACTCTCTTAGCACCAATTCCTGGAGAAACATTAGTGCTATGGCACTTCCCCCCTTTAAAGTGGTCCGATTTCACATGACACAAGCTTATGTGAATGGCGCTATTCATTGGGTTGCCTCTGGCGGGATCAATCGACTTACAGATGATGAGTTGCATAGTGATTTCATTCTAAGGTTCAATGTGTCCGATGAGAGGTTCGATAGAATGTGTCTTCCAAAGTGTTCTGCTACCAATGGGACATGGAAATTGGTTGCCTCAAGCTTACACAAACAGCTCTCAGCTGCGCGGTATGATAGAGACAGGCTCCATTTTGACTGCTCAATATGGACGATGAAGGAGTATGGTGTCTCAGAGTCTTGGACCATGCCACATATGGTTAGTCTGGGACCAACAGGCAGGAACAGGCGTTGGACGTGTGTTTTAGGCTCGATGGGAGATGGTGACCTGATATTGTTCAGGGACATGGACCAGCTATATTCATATGAACCTGTGAGTGGGCGCTTGAGACATCTTGGAATTTACGGATTAGAAGGCTCTTCTTATTTGAACAACTTCACAGAGAGCATAGCGTTGCTTGGTCAAGGGAAAACAATCTTGAATGAAAATGTGGTGGAGAGCTTAGTTTTGCCAAGTCAAGTGAGTAAAAACATGGAAGAAGAGAACAATCAATCGAAAACCAGAAAGAGAAGTGGACGAAATGTGACTGGATTTCTTAGAAAATGCATATATCTGATACAGAAGGGCTGTAATAAGCAAGGTACTGATCAACATATATGA